AGTGCGATCGTTGCGTTACCTGGAGGACTTCCGGACCGGCGACATCCATGACCTGGGCACGGTCACGGTCACGGCCGAGGAGATCGTCGAGTTCGCGAAACGGTACGACCCTCAGCCGTTCCACACCGATCCGGCCGCAGCCGAACTCTCGCCGTTCGGCGGGCTGGTGGCCAGCGGCTGGCTCACCGCGTCCCTGTTCATGCGGCGCTACGTCGACACCCTGCTCGCCGGCAGCGCCTGCTGCGGCTCCCCCGGCATCGACGAGCTGCGCTACCACCGCCCGGTGCGCCCCGGCGACGTGCTCCGCGCCCGGCTGACGGTGCTCGGCTCGCGGCCGTCCCTCTCCCAGCCCGACCGCGGCATCGTGCAGCCCCGCTGCGAGCTGCTCGACGCGGACGGAGCCCCGGTGTTCAGCATGATCCTGCACAGCATCTTCCTGCGCCGCCCGTCGGCCACCACCGCCTGAGCGGGCCCGACCGAAAGGACCGGCACCTTGGAAGCCGTCTCGTACACCGCGCAGTGGACCGCCGCCGCCCGCGCCCTGGAGACCGAGCGCCCGGACCGCATCTTCGCCGACCCCTACGCCCGGACCCTGGCCGGGCCCACCGGGTTCACCCTGCTGGAGCGCTACGCGGGCGCCGGCACCGTACCCTTCCTGGCCGTGCGCACCAAGTACCTCGACACCATGGCCTTGGAGGCGGTGGCGAAGCGGTCCGCCCGGCAGGTGGTCCTGGTGGCCGCGGGCATGGACACGCGGGCCTGGCGTCTGGCCTGGCCCGAGGGGACCGTCGTGTACGAACTCGACCGTCCGGCGCTGCTCGAGGCCAAGTCGGCGATGCTGGCGGACGCGGCGCTGCCGCCGGGCCGCGAGCGCCGCGCGGTCGCCGTGGACCTGGCCGGGGACTGGGCCGCCCAGTTGCCGGCGGCCGGGTTCCGCCCCGAGGAGCCCACCGTCTGGGTGATGGAGGGGCTGCTGTTCTTCCTGCCCGAGGAGGCGGTACGGGGCCTGCTCGCCACCCTGCTCCGGCTGTCCGGCCCGGACAGTCTGCTCGCCGGGGACATGGCCGGCCGGGCCGCCCTCACCAACCCGCTGGCCCGCGGGTTCCTGACCTCGCTGGCCGAGGACGGCACCCCGTGGCGGTTCGGCAGCGACGAGCCCGAGGAATTCCTCGCGGCCTGCGGCTGGCAACCGCTGGAGGTCCGCCAGCCCGGCGACGACGGCGCCGCCTTCGGCCGCTGGCCCTACCCGGTCGTCGCCCGCGACGTCCCCGGCGTCCCGCGGTCCTTCCTGTTCAGCGCCGCCCCCGCCACGGAGCGCCCCCGCCGTACCGCCGTCTGAGGAGGCTGGATGAGCACCACCCCGTTGGCCACCGATCTGCCGGACCGCTTCGTCGAACTGCTCGACAGGCTCGGCGCGAAGTCCGTGGAGGACTACTACAACCCCTACCGGATGTTCTCATGGGCCGACGAACTTCCGCAGGACACCTACTGGATGACGCCCGAGCTGATCTCGGCCCATGGCACCGAGGTCGAGGAAGAACTCGGGGAGGCGGGCATGAAACGCCTCTCCCGCTGGGAGAGCATCAACTTCTACAGCCTCAACGTGCACGGCATCCGCGAGCTGATCATCGAGGTGGTCAAACGGATCCACATGCCCGGGTTCGAGGTGCCGTCTGAGTTCTTCCACCACTTCATCGGCGAGGAGAACGAGCACATGTGGTTCTTCGCCGAGTTCTGCCGCCGCTACGGGAACGGCAAACTGTACTCCTCGCCCTCGCTCCAGACGCGCGCCGACGGTGACCCGGAGGTGGAGAACTTCCTCGTCTTCGCGCGCATCCTGCTCTTCGAGGAGATGGTCGACCACTACAACCTGCGCATGGCGAACGACGATTCCCTGCACGAGACGATCCGCCAGGTCAACCGCATCCACCACCACGACGAGTCCCGGCACATCGCTTTTGGCCGGGAACTCGTCTCCCTGCTGTGGGACCGGCTGCGCCGCACCGCGACCCGAGAGCAGCTCGCCGGGCTGGAATCCTATCTCAAGCGCTATCTCGTCTTCAGCCTGCAGTCCTTCTGCAATCCGCAGGTCTACCGCGACGCGGGGCTGGCCGACCCGCTCGGCGTCCGCAGCCGTGTCCTGGCCCACCCGCGCCGCAAGGAGGCCGAGCTGAAGGTCATCCGCAAGCCGCTGTCCTTCCTGCTCAAGTCCGGCATCTTCAGCGACGCCGAACTCCCGGCCGCCTGACCGGCCCCGTGTTCCGCCCCATCGAAGGAGGGACGCCATGAACCCCGTGACCACCCCGCCGCCCGGCGCCGCGGCCGGCACCGGCCTGACCGCGCTCGGTCCGCAGGCGACTACGCTGCTCAACCGGCTCGACCGCGTCTTCGAGTCCTGGGCGCTCGACGCCGCCGCCGAGCCGATGGTCACCGCGCCGCTGCTGCCCGTGGCCCGCCTGGCGGAGCTGGACTTCTACCGCAACTTCCCGCACCAGGCGATGGTCGCGGCGCCGCTGCGCCTGCACAAGACCGACGCCGGGCACGACCCCGGCGACGGCGCCTTCCCGGCCGACGCCATGGAACCGGCCCGTCTCGCCCTGCCCTCGGCGGCCTGCTACGGCGTCTACCTGCACCTGGCCGGACAGGACCTCCCCGAGCCCCGGCGCGTCACCGTCCTCGGCCGTTGCTTCCGCCGCGAGGACCACTACGAGGACCTGCGACGGCTGCTCGGCTTCCACATGCGGGAGATCGTCGCCCTCGGCCCGCTCCCGTACACCGACGAGCACCTGCGGCATTTCACCGGCCGGATCGAGGAGTTCGCGGCCCGCCTCGGCCTCCCGCTGCGCAAGGAGCCGGCCGCCGACCCCTTCTACGACCGCGGCGGCCCCCGGGCCCTGCTCCAGCGACTCGCCCCAGTCAAGTACGAGTTCCTGTACGAGGATCTCGCCATCGCCTCGGTCAACGTGCACCGGAACTTCTTCGGCGACCGCCTGGGCATCACGCTCGCCGGCACGGGCGAACCGGTCTTCACCAGCTGCGTGGCCTTCGGTCTGGAACGCTGGCTGTCCGTTCTGACCCGCCGCTTCGGCGACTGGGAGCGGGCGTCGGCCGCCGTGGAGCGGGCCCTTGCCGCCGAGTGATCTGCTGCCGGGCCCCGGCGCGGGCGGCATCGGCGAGGTCGGCATCGACATCGTCCTCACCGCGCGCGTGCGCGCCATGCTGGCGGAGCACGGCGAGCGGATCCTCGCCCGCATGCTCACACCGGCGGAACTCGCGGACCGTCCCGCGCAGGACGAGACCGACCCGCAGTGGATCGCGGGCCGGCTGGCGGCCAAGGAAGCGGCCTTCAAGGCGCTGGCCACCTCCGGGACGGCCCTGCCCTGGCTCGACCTGGAGGTGCGCAGCGCGCCGGGCGGCCGACCGGTGCTCCGCCTCGGCCCCGCGGCGCGCGCTGTGGCCGACCGCGCCGGCGTCGGCTCCGTGCGCATCAGCATCAGCCACGACGGGGAGTACGCGGTCGCCCTGGCCGTCGCCGTCGCCCACCCCGACTCACCCACTCAAGAGGAGTTGCCCCATGCACGCTTCGGTACAGCAGGTCAAGGATTGGATCCTCAAGCGTCACCCTCAGCGTGAGGACATACCCGCGGACCTCGACCTCATCGACAACCGGCTCATCGACTCGCTGTCCTTCGTGGAGTTCGTCTTCCTGATCGAACAACTCAGCGGCCGTTCCATCCCCATGGACGCCGTCAACGTGGACGACTTCCGCCGACTGGAGGTCATCGAGGAGCGGTTCTTCACGCCTGTCGGCTGAGAGGCGTCCGTGGCCGGCTGGCCGGGCCCGGTCGTGGCACCGGCAGGCCAGCCGCAATCAACGAAAGGACAAGAACATGCGGACTCGGAGCGAGGGCACGGCTGGTGTGCTCGCGATCGTGGAGACCGGTCTGCACCGCTTCGGTGCCGTGGCCTTCCACGCGGCCCGGGAACTGGACCTGGACACGGTCTTCCTCACCCGGGACATGGAGTTGTACGCACACGCCCCGGCCGTCCTGGAGGCCGTTCGGGACGCTCGCGCGATCGTGTTCACGGACACCTCCGACCCCGACCGGGTGGTGGAGGAGCTGCACCGCCTCCAGGAGGGCGCCGACCTGCGGGGGGTCTTCTCCTCGACCGACTACAGCGTGGCGGTCGCCGCGGCGGCGGCCCGCGCCCTCGGCCTGCCCGGACTCGATCCGCAGGCGGCGCTCAACGCCCGCAACAAGCGCCGTACCCGGGAGCTGTGCGCGAAGGCGGGCGTCCCGGTCCCCCGCTGGACCGTCGCCCTGACCGAGCGGGAGGTGCTGTCCGCCGCCCGGGAGTTCGGCCTGCCCTGCATCGTGAAGCCGATGACCGAGGCCGGCAGCCTGGGCGTCCGGCTGTGCCGTAGCGAGGCAGCGCTGCTGGCCGCCTTCCACGCCATCGCCGATGTGCCGACGGACTTCCGGGGCCAGCCCCGTGAGCCCGGTGCCCTGGTGGAGGAGTACCTGGTCGGCCCCGAGGTCAGCGTCGAGTCGCTCACCTGGGGCGGGGAGACGGTCGTCCTCGGGGTGACCGACAAGATGCTGGGCCCGCACCCGTACTTCGTCGAACTCGGCGAGACCTTCCCCTCGCTGCTGCCGCCCGCCCTGACCGAGCAGTGCGCGGCCGTCGCCCGGGCGGCCCTGGAGGCGCTGGGCCACGACTTCGGGGCGGCGCACGTCGAAGTGAAGCTCACCGCCGACGGGCCACGGCTGATCGAGGTCAACGCGCGGATGGGCGGGGCGCAGATCACCCGGCTGGTGGCGGAGAGCACGGGGTTGAACATGCCGCGCGAGATCATCCGGATGCACACCGGAGGCACCCCCGACCTCTCCTTCCGCACCAGCGCGGCCGCCGTGTCCCGCTACGTCACCGCGCCGGCCGCGGGACGGATCGAAGCGCTGCACGGGGTCGACCTGGCCCGCCGGGTCCCCGGAGTCATCGAGGTCGAGATCGACGCCGTCCCCGGCGACGAGGCCCGCGTCCCCACGGACAACGTCGACGTGGTGGGCCACCTCGTCGCCAAGGCCCCTACCCCGGGCGAAGCGGTGCGCCTGGCCGACACCGCCCTGGGCCAGATCACCATGGCCATCACGCCCCCTGGCGCGCCCTAGGTGTATGGACCTGAGGCCACTTGCGTTCCGGGCGCGGCCGGCACATCCGGGTCTCGAACTGCTGCCGTCGTGCGGTGTGGTGTCGTCCGGGGCCGGCGGGGCCGGTCGTGCGGCCGTTGCTCGCCGGAGTGGAGCTCGCGGTCGAAGGCCGGCGGTCCGCCGCCGGCCTTTCCGCGTCTTCGAAGCGGCCATGGACGGGCTGCGGGTGCCCCGGACCGGTGCCGGGCGGCCTCGTCGCAGACCTCGGTGGAGTCGTTGACGCTGCCGGGCGTGACGACGACGGCCAGGGGCAGCCCCTGGCCGTCACAGGCGAGATGGACCTCGGTCGTCAGCCCGTCGCAGGACCGGCCGAGCGCCTGGCGAGCCGCCGCACATGGGGTGTCGCGACGCCGGGACGATCCGGACCACACCCCCCAGGGCGGTTCCCGGCCTCAGTTGCGGGCAGTCGCCCGGCACCGTGTCACTTGGGCGTGAACCCCACCACCTCCCCCGCCCTCGCCGGCCCGGTCAGCTGGTCCGGCGTGCGGATGTACATGCGGTGCAGCCACCTGTCCCGCCCGTCCCAGCGCGGCGTGAACGCCGTCCGCGCATGTGTGCTGCGGAAGTTGTCCACAACGAGCAGCTCCCCGGGCCGCAGGTGCACCGCCTCGGTGACCTCGTCCAGCGCCCCCGACAGCGCGGCGAGCGCCTCCTTGGCCCGGGCGGTGTCCGGCACGAGCAGCTCGCGGTCGTACCCCAGGCAAGGGTCGTCCGGGTCGCCGTACAGCACCGGCACCCGAGCGAGCGGTCCCGGGTCGGCGGCGTCGCCACGGAAGGAGATGTCGACCTGGCAGGGGACAGGGTGGGCGAGGAGTTCGGCCCGGTCGGCATCCGTGAGCAGCGGGACCGCCCGCCGCACCGATCCGACGAGCGTGGCGGCGCGGTTCTCGTGGTCGGCGCGGGAGCAGGCGAGCAGCACATGGTGCGGCTGGTCGCGGTGGTAGGCCATCTCCGTGTGGAAGTCCAGCAGGACCTTCGAGCTTCCGGCGGACAGGGCGGGCGCCCCGGGCGTCGGATGCACATCGTGGTAGATGGCTCCCCCGCGCAGTTCCCGGTAGCCGGTGGGCAGGCCCAGCCGGCAGCCGATCAGCGCCAGCCAGGCTTCCATCGCGAGCAGTTCGCGGGTGGGCGACGGCCGACCGGTCGGGGTGTCGGGGAGTTCGTCCGCGTCGTACGGCAGTCCGCGCAGCAGCAGATACCCGTGCTCGTTGCCCTGCTCGCGGAAGGCGTCGAGCACGGCGCCGAGCGCGTCAGGAAGGTGCCCGGCGGCCTCGGTCGCGGCCGCGAGGAACGCGGGCAGATCGGTCCGCGGCACAGTCGGCAGCGTGCCGCGCAGCGCGGTCAGGGTGTCGGCCCAGTCGTCGCAGCGGACGACGGGGGCGGAGGCGGAGGCTGGGGCCGAGGCGGGCAGGGGATGTCCTTCCGTACGGGGCCGATCGCGGCCGGCCGCCTTCGCGGGGGTGGCGGCGGGGCGGGATCTGGCGTACTGGTGAAGCAGTTCGGCACCGATCTCGGTGGCGAGCAGGGAGGTGATGCCGCCGTGGTCGAAGGGCGGGCTCACCTCGACGATGTCGAAGCCGACGGGAGTGAGGTCGCCGACCGTTCGCAGCAGGGCGAGCACCTCGCGGGAGGTGGGCCCGCCGGGCGCCGGGGTGCCGGTGCCCGGTGCGAAGGCGGGGTCGACCACATCGATGTCCACGGACACGTACAGCGGCAGGCCGGCGGTGCGCTCCCGGACGAGCGCCGCGACGGCGGCCGGTCCCCGCTCGGCGAAGTCGTCGGCGGTGACGATCGTGACCCCGTGCCCGCGTGCGTACTCCAGCGCGTCAGGGGTCGGGTTGTGGCCGCGGATGCCGACCTGGACCAGGGCGGCCGGGTCGATGAGCCCCTCCTCGAT
This is a stretch of genomic DNA from Streptomyces rubradiris. It encodes these proteins:
- a CDS encoding MaoC family dehydratase: MRYLEDFRTGDIHDLGTVTVTAEEIVEFAKRYDPQPFHTDPAAAELSPFGGLVASGWLTASLFMRRYVDTLLAGSACCGSPGIDELRYHRPVRPGDVLRARLTVLGSRPSLSQPDRGIVQPRCELLDADGAPVFSMILHSIFLRRPSATTA
- a CDS encoding class I SAM-dependent methyltransferase; amino-acid sequence: MEAVSYTAQWTAAARALETERPDRIFADPYARTLAGPTGFTLLERYAGAGTVPFLAVRTKYLDTMALEAVAKRSARQVVLVAAGMDTRAWRLAWPEGTVVYELDRPALLEAKSAMLADAALPPGRERRAVAVDLAGDWAAQLPAAGFRPEEPTVWVMEGLLFFLPEEAVRGLLATLLRLSGPDSLLAGDMAGRAALTNPLARGFLTSLAEDGTPWRFGSDEPEEFLAACGWQPLEVRQPGDDGAAFGRWPYPVVARDVPGVPRSFLFSAAPATERPRRTAV
- a CDS encoding diiron oxygenase, giving the protein MSTTPLATDLPDRFVELLDRLGAKSVEDYYNPYRMFSWADELPQDTYWMTPELISAHGTEVEEELGEAGMKRLSRWESINFYSLNVHGIRELIIEVVKRIHMPGFEVPSEFFHHFIGEENEHMWFFAEFCRRYGNGKLYSSPSLQTRADGDPEVENFLVFARILLFEEMVDHYNLRMANDDSLHETIRQVNRIHHHDESRHIAFGRELVSLLWDRLRRTATREQLAGLESYLKRYLVFSLQSFCNPQVYRDAGLADPLGVRSRVLAHPRRKEAELKVIRKPLSFLLKSGIFSDAELPAA
- the acpS gene encoding holo-ACP synthase is translated as MPPSDLLPGPGAGGIGEVGIDIVLTARVRAMLAEHGERILARMLTPAELADRPAQDETDPQWIAGRLAAKEAAFKALATSGTALPWLDLEVRSAPGGRPVLRLGPAARAVADRAGVGSVRISISHDGEYAVALAVAVAHPDSPTQEELPHARFGTAGQGLDPQASPSA
- a CDS encoding acyl carrier protein — its product is MHASVQQVKDWILKRHPQREDIPADLDLIDNRLIDSLSFVEFVFLIEQLSGRSIPMDAVNVDDFRRLEVIEERFFTPVG
- a CDS encoding ATP-grasp domain-containing protein, which encodes MRTRSEGTAGVLAIVETGLHRFGAVAFHAARELDLDTVFLTRDMELYAHAPAVLEAVRDARAIVFTDTSDPDRVVEELHRLQEGADLRGVFSSTDYSVAVAAAAARALGLPGLDPQAALNARNKRRTRELCAKAGVPVPRWTVALTEREVLSAAREFGLPCIVKPMTEAGSLGVRLCRSEAALLAAFHAIADVPTDFRGQPREPGALVEEYLVGPEVSVESLTWGGETVVLGVTDKMLGPHPYFVELGETFPSLLPPALTEQCAAVARAALEALGHDFGAAHVEVKLTADGPRLIEVNARMGGAQITRLVAESTGLNMPREIIRMHTGGTPDLSFRTSAAAVSRYVTAPAAGRIEALHGVDLARRVPGVIEVEIDAVPGDEARVPTDNVDVVGHLVAKAPTPGEAVRLADTALGQITMAITPPGAP
- the cs1 gene encoding clavaminate synthase Cs1; protein product: MPASAPASASAPVVRCDDWADTLTALRGTLPTVPRTDLPAFLAAATEAAGHLPDALGAVLDAFREQGNEHGYLLLRGLPYDADELPDTPTGRPSPTRELLAMEAWLALIGCRLGLPTGYRELRGGAIYHDVHPTPGAPALSAGSSKVLLDFHTEMAYHRDQPHHVLLACSRADHENRAATLVGSVRRAVPLLTDADRAELLAHPVPCQVDISFRGDAADPGPLARVPVLYGDPDDPCLGYDRELLVPDTARAKEALAALSGALDEVTEAVHLRPGELLVVDNFRSTHARTAFTPRWDGRDRWLHRMYIRTPDQLTGPARAGEVVGFTPK